In Achromobacter spanius, the following proteins share a genomic window:
- a CDS encoding TRAP transporter small permease, which produces MSRPEASIEPVEPILPVEPDPAVKVPLAIEKWLAVILLATLALITFANVLVRYFTDQSFAWTEEISVFLLIVLTMAGGSVAFVRNHHIRIEILADSGSPRRQRIMALIANGCVLAFFVLLTVLSVKLVSDEFMYEETSPAIGVPTWWYSIWLPVMAAAISLRTLGIIRRILQTAGKP; this is translated from the coding sequence ATGTCCCGCCCTGAAGCCTCCATCGAGCCCGTCGAACCGATCCTCCCCGTTGAACCCGATCCCGCCGTAAAGGTGCCGCTGGCCATTGAAAAATGGTTGGCCGTGATTCTGCTGGCGACGCTGGCGCTGATCACCTTCGCCAACGTGCTGGTGCGCTATTTCACGGACCAGTCGTTCGCCTGGACCGAAGAAATTTCGGTGTTCCTGCTGATCGTGCTGACTATGGCGGGCGGCAGCGTGGCCTTTGTGCGCAACCACCATATCCGTATTGAAATCCTGGCGGATTCCGGTTCACCGCGCCGCCAGCGCATCATGGCCTTGATTGCCAACGGCTGCGTGCTGGCGTTCTTCGTGCTGCTGACCGTGCTGTCGGTGAAGCTGGTGTCCGACGAATTCATGTACGAAGAAACGTCCCCCGCTATCGGCGTGCCGACCTGGTGGTATTCGATCTGGCTGCCGGTGATGGCGGCAGCAATCTCGCTGCGCACCCTGGGCATCATCCGCCGCATTCTGCAGACCGCGGGCAAGCCATGA
- a CDS encoding TRAP transporter large permease codes for MIVSLLFIVFIVLMLIGVPVGVALGIGGTIAIVLSNLDTPWYGLLAVPQNFYAGLAKYPLLAIPMFVLVGSIFDRSGVAKRLVDFAIAIVGRGPGMLPLVSIAVAMFLGGISGSGPACAAAVGAVMITAMSRAGYPGSFSASVVAAGAATDILIPPSVAFIIYSVLVPGASVPALFAAGMIPGLLAGFALIIPAVWLSRKYKMGALESHLPRPPFWASLRDASWGLAAPVLILGGMRLGWFTPTEAAVVAVFYGLFVGGFIHRTIKLRDLFTILREAAELSAVIMLVVTLAGIFAWALSTLSVIDPITNAIVNSGLGEWGVLSLLILLLMTVGMFLDGISIFLIFVPLLMPIANAYGWDPVWFGVVLTLKVALGQFTPPLAVNLMVSCRIARVPMESTVRWVVWLLASMFLVLVAVLVFPQLALWLPHKLGY; via the coding sequence ATGATCGTCTCGCTGCTGTTCATTGTCTTCATCGTCCTGATGCTGATCGGGGTGCCGGTGGGCGTGGCGCTGGGCATCGGCGGCACCATTGCCATCGTGCTGTCCAACCTGGATACGCCCTGGTATGGCTTGTTGGCCGTGCCGCAGAACTTCTACGCGGGGCTGGCCAAGTACCCGCTGCTGGCCATCCCCATGTTCGTGCTGGTCGGCTCCATCTTCGACCGGTCCGGCGTGGCCAAGCGGCTGGTGGATTTTGCGATTGCCATCGTGGGCCGCGGCCCGGGCATGCTGCCGCTGGTGTCGATTGCGGTGGCCATGTTCCTGGGTGGCATTTCGGGGTCAGGCCCGGCCTGCGCAGCGGCGGTGGGCGCGGTGATGATCACCGCCATGTCGCGCGCGGGCTACCCGGGGTCGTTCTCGGCGTCGGTCGTGGCGGCAGGCGCCGCCACGGACATCCTGATTCCCCCGTCGGTGGCGTTCATTATCTATTCGGTGCTGGTGCCCGGCGCGTCCGTGCCCGCGCTGTTTGCGGCCGGCATGATTCCCGGCCTGCTGGCGGGCTTTGCGCTGATCATTCCCGCCGTATGGCTATCGCGCAAATACAAGATGGGCGCGCTGGAATCCCACTTGCCGCGCCCGCCCTTCTGGGCAAGCCTGCGCGATGCTTCATGGGGCTTGGCCGCGCCGGTGCTGATTCTGGGCGGCATGCGCCTGGGCTGGTTCACGCCTACCGAGGCGGCGGTGGTGGCGGTGTTCTACGGCTTGTTCGTGGGCGGTTTCATTCACCGCACCATCAAGCTGCGCGACCTTTTCACCATCTTGCGCGAAGCCGCCGAGCTGTCCGCCGTGATCATGCTGGTGGTGACGCTGGCCGGCATCTTTGCGTGGGCGCTGTCGACGCTGAGCGTGATTGACCCGATCACCAACGCCATCGTCAATTCCGGCTTGGGCGAATGGGGCGTGCTGTCGCTGTTGATCTTGCTGCTGATGACGGTGGGCATGTTCCTGGACGGCATTTCGATTTTCCTGATTTTCGTGCCGCTGCTGATGCCGATTGCCAATGCCTATGGCTGGGATCCGGTGTGGTTCGGCGTGGTGCTGACCTTGAAGGTGGCGCTGGGCCAATTCACGCCGCCGCTGGCCGTGAACCTGATGGTGTCGTGCCGCATTGCCCGGGTGCCCATGGAGTCCACGGTGCGGTGGGTGGTGTGGCTGCTGGCTTCCATGTTCCTGGTGCTGGTGGCGGTGCTGGTGTTTCCGCAACTGGCGCTGTGGCTGCCGCATAAGTTGGGTTATTGA
- a CDS encoding DctP family TRAP transporter solute-binding subunit, protein MNFRNLIGAALCAAAVVGMTPAHAQNYKSEYKLSIVVGTTFPWGQGAEIWSKLVRERTDGRINIKVYPGTSLVQGDQTREFTAIRQGVIDMAVGSTINWSPQVKQLNLFSLPFLMPDYAAIDALVQGDVGREMFKLIEKAGVVPLAWGENGYRQLSNSKREVKTPADMKGMKLRVVGSPLYIDTFTALGANPTQMSWADAQPALASGAVDGQENPLSIYTGSKLYTVGQKYLTLWNYVADPLIFVVNREVWNSWSEKDRDIVRQAALDAGKQQIVIARKGVTPSDPSLLKEIEGHGVTVTSLSKAEHDAFAKITQPVYDKWKKQIGEDLVNMAEKSIAARKQ, encoded by the coding sequence ATGAACTTCCGCAACCTGATTGGCGCCGCGCTGTGCGCCGCCGCCGTGGTCGGCATGACGCCGGCGCACGCGCAGAACTACAAGTCCGAATACAAGCTGTCCATCGTGGTGGGCACGACGTTCCCGTGGGGCCAGGGCGCCGAGATCTGGTCCAAGCTGGTGCGCGAGCGCACCGACGGCCGCATCAACATCAAGGTGTACCCGGGCACGTCGCTGGTGCAAGGCGACCAGACGCGCGAATTCACCGCCATCCGCCAAGGCGTGATCGACATGGCGGTGGGGTCCACCATCAACTGGTCGCCGCAGGTCAAGCAGTTGAACCTGTTTTCGCTGCCCTTCCTGATGCCCGACTACGCTGCCATCGACGCGCTGGTGCAAGGCGACGTGGGCCGCGAGATGTTCAAGCTGATCGAAAAAGCCGGCGTGGTGCCGCTGGCCTGGGGAGAAAACGGCTATCGCCAGCTGAGCAATTCCAAGCGCGAAGTGAAGACGCCCGCCGACATGAAGGGCATGAAGCTGCGCGTGGTGGGTTCGCCGCTGTACATCGACACGTTCACGGCCCTGGGCGCCAACCCCACGCAGATGAGCTGGGCCGATGCGCAGCCGGCGCTGGCCAGCGGCGCGGTGGATGGGCAGGAAAATCCGCTGTCGATCTATACGGGTTCCAAGCTTTATACGGTGGGCCAGAAGTATTTGACGCTGTGGAACTACGTGGCCGACCCGCTGATCTTCGTGGTGAACCGCGAGGTGTGGAATTCCTGGTCGGAAAAGGACCGCGACATCGTGCGCCAGGCCGCGCTGGATGCCGGCAAGCAACAGATCGTGATTGCACGCAAGGGCGTCACGCCAAGCGACCCGTCGCTGCTGAAGGAAATCGAAGGCCACGGCGTAACGGTGACGTCCTTGTCGAAGGCCGAACACGACGCCTTCGCGAAGATCACGCAGCCGGTTTACGACAAGTGGAAGAAGCAGATCGGCGAAGACCTGGTCAACATGGCCGAAAAGTCCATCGCTGCGCGCAAGCAGTGA